A single genomic interval of Rhododendron vialii isolate Sample 1 chromosome 3a, ASM3025357v1 harbors:
- the LOC131320776 gene encoding uncharacterized protein LOC131320776 — MGRGRGKGKKRTAIATREDQASGEEEKVPSYRKRGRPQKTPKDEIEEEEEVAKIEEKEEDGDKKSSTSDNDVKNLAAPENGRKRKRSSKAKENPDSVKEENSVGMKNGTDNLVKSVGFRQNGSRRKNKPRRAAEVGVEC; from the coding sequence ATGGGTAGAGGTAGAGGAAAGGGGAAGAAACGGACCGCTATCGCTACTCGTGAAGATCAAGCCAGTGGTGAGGAAGAAAAGGTCCCGTCGTATAGGAAAAGAGGAAGGCCACAGAAAACACCAAAGGATGAaattgaggaagaagaagaagttgcgaagatagaagaaaaggaagaagatggTGATAAGAAGAGCTCAACCTCTGACAACGATGTAAAAAATCTGGCTGCTCCAGAGAATgggaggaagagaaagaggtCTTCAAAGGCGAAGGAAAATCCAGATTCCGTCAAAGAGGAAAATAGCGTTGGAATGAAAAATGGTACTGATAATTTAGTCAAGTCTGTTGGATTCAGACAAAATGGGAGCAGGCGGAAAAACAAGCCTCGGCGAGCTGCTGAAGTTGGTGTGGAGTGCTAA